One region of Eubalaena glacialis isolate mEubGla1 chromosome 6, mEubGla1.1.hap2.+ XY, whole genome shotgun sequence genomic DNA includes:
- the TRA2B gene encoding transformer-2 protein homolog beta isoform X1 — protein MSDSGEQNYGERESRSASRSGSAHGSGKSARHTPARSRSKEDSRRSRSKSRSRSESRSRSRRSSRRHYTRSRSRSRSHRRSRSRSYSRDYRRRHSHSHSPMSTRRRHVGNRANPDPNCCLGVFGLSLYTTERDLREVFSKYGPIADVSIVYDQQSRRSRGFAFVYFENVDDAKEAKERANGMELDGRRIRVDFSITKRPHTPTPGIYMGRPTYGSSRRRDYYDRGYDRGYDDRDYYSRSYRGGGGGGGGWRAAQDRDQIYRRRSPSPYYSRGGYRSRSRSRSYSPRRY, from the exons GAATCCCGTTCTGCTTCCAGAAGTGGAAGTGCTCATGGATCTGGGAAATCTGCAAGGCATACCCCTGCAAGGTCTCGCTCCAAGGAAGATTCCAGGCGTTCCAGATCAAAGTCCAGGTCCAGATCTGAATCTAG GTCTAGATCCAGAAGAAGTTCTCGAAGGCATTATACAAGGTCACGATCTCGGTCCCGCTCCCATAGAAGATCCCGTAGCAGATCTTACAGTAGAGATTATCGAAGACGGCATAGCCACAGTCATTCTCCCATGTCTACTCGCAGGCGTCATGTTGGGAATCGg gcAAATCCTGATCCCAACTGTTGTCTTGGAGTATTTGGATTGAGCTTATACACTACAGAAAGAGATCTAAGAGAAGTGTTCTCTAAATATGGCCCAATTGCTGATGTGTCTATTGTATATGACCAGCAGTCTAGACGTTCAAGAGGATTtgcctttgtatattttgaaaatgtagatGATGCCAAGGAA GCGAAAGAGCGTGCCAATGGAATGGAGCTTGATGGACGTAGGATCAGAGTTGATTTCTCTATAACAAAGAGACCACATACCCCAACACCAGGAATTTACATGGGGAGACCTACCTA TGGCAGCTCACGCCGTCGAGATTACTACGACAGGGGATATGATCGAGGCTACGATGATCGGGACTATTACAGCAGGTCATACAG aggaggaggtggaggaggaggaggatggagagcTGCTCAAGACAGGGATCAGATATACAG AAGACGGTCACCTTCTCCCTACTATAGTCGTGGAGGATACAGATCACGTTCCAGATCTCGATCATACTCACCTC gTCGCTATTAA
- the TRA2B gene encoding transformer-2 protein homolog beta isoform X2, protein MSTRRRHVGNRANPDPNCCLGVFGLSLYTTERDLREVFSKYGPIADVSIVYDQQSRRSRGFAFVYFENVDDAKEAKERANGMELDGRRIRVDFSITKRPHTPTPGIYMGRPTYGSSRRRDYYDRGYDRGYDDRDYYSRSYRGGGGGGGGWRAAQDRDQIYRRRSPSPYYSRGGYRSRSRSRSYSPRRY, encoded by the exons ATGTCTACTCGCAGGCGTCATGTTGGGAATCGg gcAAATCCTGATCCCAACTGTTGTCTTGGAGTATTTGGATTGAGCTTATACACTACAGAAAGAGATCTAAGAGAAGTGTTCTCTAAATATGGCCCAATTGCTGATGTGTCTATTGTATATGACCAGCAGTCTAGACGTTCAAGAGGATTtgcctttgtatattttgaaaatgtagatGATGCCAAGGAA GCGAAAGAGCGTGCCAATGGAATGGAGCTTGATGGACGTAGGATCAGAGTTGATTTCTCTATAACAAAGAGACCACATACCCCAACACCAGGAATTTACATGGGGAGACCTACCTA TGGCAGCTCACGCCGTCGAGATTACTACGACAGGGGATATGATCGAGGCTACGATGATCGGGACTATTACAGCAGGTCATACAG aggaggaggtggaggaggaggaggatggagagcTGCTCAAGACAGGGATCAGATATACAG AAGACGGTCACCTTCTCCCTACTATAGTCGTGGAGGATACAGATCACGTTCCAGATCTCGATCATACTCACCTC gTCGCTATTAA